One window from the genome of Kaistella carnis encodes:
- the porZ gene encoding type IX secretion system anionic LPS delivery protein PorZ has product MRKILPFLFCILSVQIFAQSISSSKWSDLFSYNNVLAIREEAGKMIAATENGIFFYTPSSGEISKLSKANGLHEVKITAFDYNPETKTGLVGYKNGSLDVITPEGITYVVDIPIATGYTGDKKINHISITGNLAVISAGYGVSIFKLDRKEFGDSAFFMTNGVYKGAKEAVIRDNIVYAATSTGLMSHDLSVTFPIFNTWNTVAAGNFSQVSNGNVIAYADANTNKVYYGAGTTFTALSTSFSIIQDVVVTAENIIVTDLNKVTVFNTAGSPVKSFNANENLNTAFFSQSNIYAGSKFSGMLNEAGDHLKPDGPFSNTSYKMDLQGDQIVISTGGRSDYNVPTYRNLGYYHFDGKSWVYPDYFKNFQGPLNVLDAVINPVKPDEVFFVNQTFVDNNMGIYRMKNNEFVKNYETVGTFYNRFGGLTFDENNQLFVSSAKNDALIGFYLYNAGADKFSLVNVVSGKSVQKPFANEGVLYIPSPYTGGGLLMYDYKNTPGTISDDRSKILKKSNNLPADQVVSAKLDKNDNLWIGTISGIRVLSNPSSVFDETNPQAEPIIIEENGVGEELFRDSNILQIEVDSGNQKWVSIDDGGVFYLSSNGEKTLAQFTRANSPLPTNSVTDIKVDSKSGKVYFVTLDGIVVYQGDVLEVTENFGDVLVYPNPVVYAQYKGNVRIRGLAAKTNIRITDAAGNLVHQAVARGGSYEWNLANTRGVRVASGIYFVLMTNEDGTDTATAKIGVVN; this is encoded by the coding sequence ATGAGAAAAATATTACCGTTTTTATTTTGTATTCTTTCCGTGCAAATTTTTGCGCAGTCGATTTCATCCAGTAAATGGTCTGATCTGTTTTCCTACAATAATGTTTTGGCCATTCGCGAAGAGGCAGGGAAAATGATTGCTGCAACCGAAAACGGGATTTTCTTCTATACGCCTTCTTCTGGGGAAATTTCTAAATTGTCAAAAGCTAACGGACTGCACGAAGTTAAAATTACAGCGTTCGATTATAACCCTGAAACCAAAACCGGCTTGGTTGGCTACAAAAATGGATCTTTGGACGTGATTACCCCGGAAGGAATTACTTATGTGGTCGACATTCCTATCGCGACAGGATATACCGGTGATAAAAAAATCAACCATATTTCCATAACAGGAAATTTAGCGGTTATTTCAGCTGGATACGGAGTTTCTATTTTTAAATTAGATCGAAAGGAATTTGGAGATTCCGCATTTTTCATGACAAACGGTGTTTATAAAGGAGCAAAAGAAGCCGTTATTAGGGATAATATTGTGTATGCCGCAACTTCTACAGGATTAATGTCGCATGATTTAAGTGTTACTTTTCCCATATTTAATACTTGGAATACGGTTGCTGCGGGTAATTTCAGTCAAGTGTCAAATGGAAATGTAATCGCATATGCTGATGCTAATACTAATAAAGTGTATTATGGTGCGGGCACAACTTTTACTGCGCTTTCTACGAGCTTTTCAATTATTCAGGATGTTGTAGTAACTGCAGAAAATATTATTGTTACCGATTTAAATAAGGTCACCGTTTTTAATACCGCAGGAAGTCCTGTAAAATCTTTTAATGCGAATGAAAATTTAAACACAGCTTTCTTTTCACAGTCAAATATTTATGCAGGTTCAAAATTCTCCGGGATGCTTAACGAAGCGGGAGATCATTTAAAGCCTGATGGTCCTTTTAGCAACACTTCGTATAAAATGGATTTACAGGGCGATCAAATCGTAATTTCTACGGGCGGAAGAAGTGATTATAATGTCCCGACCTACAGAAATTTGGGCTATTATCATTTTGATGGAAAATCATGGGTTTATCCAGATTACTTTAAAAACTTTCAAGGACCGTTAAATGTCTTAGATGCAGTTATTAATCCCGTAAAACCAGACGAAGTGTTTTTTGTTAATCAAACCTTTGTCGATAATAATATGGGCATCTATCGGATGAAGAATAATGAGTTTGTAAAAAATTATGAAACAGTTGGCACTTTCTATAATCGTTTTGGAGGATTAACTTTCGACGAAAATAATCAACTTTTTGTTTCTAGTGCAAAAAACGACGCTCTTATTGGGTTTTATTTATATAATGCTGGTGCCGATAAATTCTCATTGGTAAATGTAGTATCTGGAAAATCTGTGCAGAAACCATTTGCAAATGAAGGGGTCTTATATATTCCTTCTCCTTACACCGGCGGTGGTTTGCTGATGTATGACTATAAAAATACGCCAGGTACAATAAGTGATGATCGGTCGAAAATATTAAAAAAATCGAACAATCTGCCCGCTGATCAAGTTGTTTCTGCTAAATTGGATAAGAATGACAATTTATGGATAGGTACAATCAGTGGAATTAGGGTTCTTTCAAATCCGTCGTCTGTTTTTGATGAGACTAATCCACAGGCAGAACCTATTATAATCGAAGAAAATGGAGTTGGAGAAGAGCTGTTCAGAGACAGTAATATTCTACAGATTGAGGTGGATTCCGGCAATCAGAAATGGGTTTCGATTGATGATGGAGGTGTTTTCTATTTAAGTTCAAATGGCGAGAAGACTCTTGCGCAGTTTACGCGCGCGAATTCCCCGCTTCCTACCAATAGCGTAACGGATATTAAAGTAGACAGTAAATCGGGTAAAGTGTATTTCGTCACTTTAGATGGGATAGTGGTTTACCAGGGCGATGTTTTAGAGGTTACGGAAAATTTTGGCGACGTTCTCGTCTATCCAAATCCTGTGGTTTATGCGCAATATAAGGGGAATGTAAGAATACGCGGTTTAGCTGCCAAAACAAACATCAGAATTACCGATGCTGCAGGAAATTTGGTTCATCAGGCAGTTGCCCGTGGCGGATCTTACGAATGGAATTTAGCGAATACGCGTGGCGTTCGTGTTGCCTCGGGAATTTATTTTGTTTTAATGACCAACGAAGATGGTACAGACACTGCTACCGCAAAAATAGGTGTTGTAAATTAA
- the recO gene encoding DNA repair protein RecO — MQTQTCFLLSYLKYGDHDAVLHCFSEENGFTSFFVKGIYTTKNKKKPYLFPLNRLIITTSKSNSENNILKVSKIEMAPDHYDFNVVAMNSILFFTADFLHQVLRDESANHLLFNEIESLREEVSTQNYDGYLSFIFRFLEFSGIAPLPSKYPFLNPESGRFEEQISHTFFNNTVSLVWKRFLDAEQAYNIRLKRDERSAFLDSLMIYCQYHINGFYIPKSLAVVRQIFE; from the coding sequence ATGCAAACCCAAACCTGCTTTCTTCTTTCCTATTTGAAATATGGTGATCATGACGCTGTATTGCATTGTTTTTCTGAAGAAAATGGATTCACCAGTTTTTTTGTAAAAGGAATTTACACTACCAAAAATAAGAAGAAACCATACCTTTTTCCTCTAAACCGATTAATTATTACAACCTCTAAATCGAATTCTGAAAATAACATTTTAAAAGTATCGAAAATTGAAATGGCGCCGGATCATTATGATTTTAATGTTGTAGCCATGAATTCGATCTTGTTTTTTACCGCAGATTTTTTACATCAGGTTCTGCGGGATGAAAGTGCTAATCACTTGCTGTTTAATGAAATAGAATCCTTAAGAGAAGAAGTCAGTACACAGAATTACGATGGTTATTTATCCTTTATTTTCCGTTTTTTAGAATTTTCTGGAATTGCGCCACTTCCTTCAAAGTACCCTTTTTTAAATCCCGAAAGCGGCCGGTTTGAGGAGCAAATATCTCATACCTTCTTTAATAATACTGTTTCGTTGGTTTGGAAGCGTTTTCTAGATGCAGAACAAGCTTATAACATTCGTTTGAAACGGGACGAAAGAAGTGCCTTTTTAGACAGTTTAATGATCTATTGTCAATATCATATAAATGGATTTTATATCCCAAAGTCGTTGGCGGTCGTACGCCAGATTTTTGAATGA
- a CDS encoding RNA-binding S4 domain-containing protein — MRIDKFLWCVRFYKTRSIAADEIKKNRVSLAGQPVKSSREVREGDVIKIRKNQIDYQMKVLQIPKSRIGAKLVSLHIQDKTEKEQYEILKLRNLSQEHYRNRGEGRPTKKDRRDLDGFVVGEQHSDMGEGDWDLFFSDVDDSQTD, encoded by the coding sequence ATGAGAATCGATAAATTTTTATGGTGTGTTCGATTTTACAAAACCCGAAGCATTGCTGCCGATGAAATTAAAAAGAATCGGGTGTCGCTGGCAGGACAACCTGTAAAGTCCTCCCGGGAAGTTCGGGAAGGTGATGTGATCAAAATTCGAAAGAACCAGATCGATTACCAAATGAAGGTCCTCCAAATTCCCAAAAGTAGGATCGGTGCGAAGTTAGTTTCGCTTCATATTCAAGATAAGACCGAAAAAGAGCAATACGAAATTCTGAAATTAAGAAATCTTAGTCAGGAACATTATCGCAATAGAGGAGAAGGCAGGCCAACCAAAAAAGACCGTCGCGATCTGGACGGTTTTGTCGTGGGAGAGCAGCATTCCGATATGGGAGAAGGAGACTGGGATTTATTTTTCAGTGACGTAGATGATTCACAAACGGATTAA
- a CDS encoding shikimate kinase, which translates to MIISLIGYMGSGKSHISKVLSQKMSLKLIDLDKEIFLKNGMTIPEIFEKKGEIYFRKEERRLLEEILNTEKNCILSLGGGTPAYFNNMELINEKSESIYLRTTVKTLTERLLKQKQKRPLIAKIPDEQLPEFIGQHLFERQLFYSKAKHTVITDSKVPDDIAAEIAALF; encoded by the coding sequence ATGATTATTTCACTCATCGGTTATATGGGCAGCGGCAAATCACACATTTCCAAAGTTTTGAGCCAAAAAATGTCATTAAAATTAATTGACTTAGACAAGGAAATTTTTTTGAAAAACGGAATGACAATACCCGAGATTTTCGAAAAAAAGGGAGAAATCTACTTTCGAAAAGAAGAAAGACGCCTTTTAGAAGAAATACTGAACACCGAAAAAAACTGTATTTTAAGTTTAGGCGGTGGTACTCCTGCTTATTTTAACAATATGGAGCTCATTAACGAAAAAAGTGAAAGCATTTATTTGAGAACAACGGTAAAAACGCTCACTGAACGGTTGTTAAAACAGAAGCAGAAACGGCCACTCATTGCAAAAATACCGGACGAACAATTACCTGAATTTATTGGTCAGCACTTGTTTGAAAGACAATTATTCTATTCGAAGGCGAAACATACCGTTATCACAGATTCAAAAGTTCCAGATGATATTGCTGCTGAGATTGCCGCTCTGTTTTAA
- the panC gene encoding pantoate--beta-alanine ligase has protein sequence MKIFRDKKTLTDYIERQKEMGKKIGFAPTMGALHQGHLSLYEKAEKENDLVISSIFVNPTQFNNPIDLEKYPRNVERDLKLLEQSGFVDAVYLPQVEDLYPEGLKSKSYDFDGLENEMEGKFRPGHFDGVGTVVEELLRQVKPDHAYFGEKDYQQLAIIAKLTEKLKLPVKINGVPIFREKSGLAMSSRNERLTPTQREASKIIHETLIKVNEWFRIITVPEINKRVKEIFEDQRGMTLEYFEIADEKTLKETDFFYKDKDYRAFIVVFVDDVRLIDNMHLD, from the coding sequence ATGAAAATCTTCAGAGATAAAAAAACGTTGACCGATTATATTGAGCGTCAGAAGGAAATGGGTAAAAAAATCGGTTTTGCTCCAACCATGGGCGCACTCCATCAGGGGCATCTGTCTTTGTACGAAAAGGCAGAGAAGGAAAACGATCTGGTAATTTCATCTATTTTTGTAAACCCGACACAATTCAACAATCCAATTGATCTGGAAAAATATCCTAGAAATGTAGAACGGGATTTAAAACTGCTGGAACAAAGTGGCTTTGTTGATGCCGTATACCTCCCCCAAGTTGAAGATCTCTATCCTGAAGGTTTAAAAAGCAAATCTTATGATTTTGACGGATTAGAAAACGAGATGGAAGGAAAGTTCCGTCCCGGGCATTTTGATGGTGTTGGTACTGTAGTGGAAGAACTGCTGCGTCAGGTTAAACCGGACCATGCCTATTTCGGGGAAAAAGATTACCAACAATTGGCAATTATCGCGAAGCTAACAGAGAAGTTAAAATTACCGGTAAAAATTAACGGCGTTCCTATTTTCCGCGAAAAAAGTGGTTTGGCGATGAGCTCACGAAATGAGAGATTGACGCCAACACAAAGAGAAGCCTCTAAAATAATCCATGAAACATTAATAAAAGTAAACGAATGGTTTAGAATTATCACAGTACCCGAAATCAATAAGAGGGTCAAAGAAATATTTGAAGATCAGCGTGGGATGACTTTGGAATATTTTGAAATTGCAGACGAAAAAACCTTGAAAGAAACCGATTTTTTTTACAAAGACAAAGATTACCGAGCGTTTATCGTTGTATTTGTAGATGATGTACGGCTGATTGACAACATGCACTTGGATTAA
- a CDS encoding glycogen/starch synthase — protein MPNQKILYVTTEMFPYQEDSSMATMVSKMALKMHQDGNDVRVFMPRFGQISERKFQLHEVIRLSGMNIIIDDLDQPLIIKVASLPGERLQVYFIDNEEYFKRKQFYIDDSGAAFEDNDERAIFFARGVIETIKKLNWVPDVIHLNGWMASFIPVYLKTFYKNDSYFNDSKIVLSVYNEEDLPLSKTVEQKMKFDNITGLKAFNEPSFQKFVIESMDLVDMVIKGDEFLEKDLDDAFAKTTTTKSEYIDAESINKLY, from the coding sequence ATGCCGAACCAAAAGATTTTATATGTCACCACAGAAATGTTCCCCTATCAGGAAGATAGCAGTATGGCGACTATGGTAAGTAAGATGGCGCTCAAAATGCATCAGGATGGAAATGATGTAAGAGTGTTTATGCCAAGATTTGGCCAAATTAGTGAAAGGAAATTCCAGCTTCATGAAGTGATTCGTCTTTCTGGAATGAATATAATCATCGACGACCTTGATCAGCCTTTGATCATTAAAGTAGCCTCCTTGCCAGGTGAGCGACTACAAGTGTATTTCATCGATAATGAGGAGTACTTCAAGAGAAAACAATTTTATATTGATGACAGCGGTGCTGCTTTTGAAGACAATGATGAGCGCGCAATCTTTTTTGCCCGTGGCGTTATTGAAACTATTAAAAAACTAAACTGGGTACCTGATGTTATTCATCTTAATGGATGGATGGCTTCTTTCATTCCGGTATATTTAAAAACATTCTATAAAAACGATTCCTATTTTAATGATTCTAAAATTGTGCTTTCTGTGTACAATGAAGAGGATTTACCGTTATCGAAAACAGTAGAACAAAAAATGAAGTTCGACAATATTACGGGATTAAAAGCGTTTAATGAACCAAGTTTTCAGAAATTCGTTATCGAAAGTATGGATTTGGTTGATATGGTTATCAAAGGAGATGAGTTTTTAGAGAAAGATCTGGACGACGCTTTTGCAAAAACCACCACTACAAAATCCGAGTACATCGACGCGGAATCAATCAACAAGTTATACTAA
- a CDS encoding DUF4270 family protein, producing MIRNIQEFFKIAATMVIGSMILFNCEPDADRLGSQFFQDGAQGVETSYPLIAYTVDNNDSVRTDASRLQAATLGAFKEPQFGLQKSAFVTQVRLNGGNPNFGTNAVLDSAVLVIKPQYSADSVTTVTNEDYIYPKGAVPAKMEIKSYPVSKYGKAKILGKTIFNIKVEEVTDFLGSSATQVRSNKLVNTGAVIGATSFDGTIKSVKVLKDTDNTVLLERAAAIRIPLDSTFIANKIISKASSPELADAASFIRYFKGIKISVQEDDGYILSFDPSTVELNLYYTNDKVVNGETTREQNAYAMNAGSPNVHFSQIETDLDKLAAYRPLMPSDSILGVSKIYAQGMGGPGLGLKVPEGTLDAISALYENNKIGIVSAKLRIYTDVNSWSNDYLKPSSFVVREKVNKVDLGSFLEDMNALYGSGLYTLVKAYDLEKNPAYYDISITQTFKNIIEKREKKSAHFVLNVGTYTSDVNGALLGAQFPNEGSQNFNTRAFTPNRAVFVGTDPGNEKSAKLILTYGQKQ from the coding sequence ATGATAAGAAATATTCAAGAATTCTTCAAGATTGCCGCAACCATGGTGATTGGAAGTATGATTTTATTCAATTGTGAACCTGACGCTGATCGTTTAGGTTCTCAGTTTTTTCAAGACGGAGCGCAGGGTGTAGAAACTTCTTACCCGCTGATCGCATACACCGTTGATAATAATGATTCTGTGAGAACAGATGCATCCCGACTTCAGGCTGCTACACTTGGCGCTTTTAAAGAGCCGCAGTTTGGACTGCAGAAATCAGCATTTGTTACGCAGGTTCGTTTGAACGGAGGTAATCCAAATTTTGGTACCAATGCAGTTTTAGATTCTGCAGTATTGGTCATCAAGCCACAATATTCGGCAGATTCTGTTACGACGGTTACCAATGAAGATTATATTTATCCGAAAGGGGCTGTTCCAGCTAAAATGGAAATTAAGAGCTACCCCGTTTCAAAATATGGTAAAGCTAAAATTTTAGGTAAAACTATTTTTAATATCAAAGTAGAGGAAGTAACGGATTTCTTAGGGTCCAGTGCGACACAAGTTAGATCAAATAAACTTGTTAATACAGGGGCTGTAATTGGTGCGACCTCGTTTGATGGTACCATAAAGTCAGTTAAAGTGCTTAAAGACACAGATAATACTGTTTTGTTGGAGAGAGCAGCTGCCATTAGAATTCCTCTGGACAGTACATTTATTGCAAATAAAATAATTTCAAAAGCTTCATCTCCAGAACTTGCAGATGCTGCATCTTTCATTAGATACTTTAAGGGAATTAAGATTTCTGTTCAAGAAGATGATGGTTACATTTTAAGTTTCGATCCAAGTACTGTAGAGCTTAATCTTTATTACACTAATGATAAAGTCGTAAACGGTGAGACGACAAGAGAGCAGAATGCTTATGCAATGAATGCAGGTAGCCCGAATGTACATTTTAGTCAAATTGAGACAGATCTTGATAAGTTGGCGGCGTACAGACCATTAATGCCATCAGATTCGATATTGGGCGTCTCTAAAATTTACGCTCAGGGAATGGGTGGTCCTGGATTAGGTTTAAAAGTTCCTGAAGGAACTTTAGATGCAATCAGCGCACTCTATGAAAACAACAAGATTGGAATTGTATCTGCAAAGTTGAGAATTTATACTGATGTAAACAGTTGGAGCAATGATTACCTGAAGCCGTCCAGCTTTGTCGTGAGAGAAAAAGTGAATAAAGTAGATCTCGGTTCTTTTCTGGAAGATATGAACGCTTTATATGGGTCAGGTCTTTATACCTTGGTGAAAGCTTATGATTTAGAAAAAAATCCTGCTTATTATGATATAAGCATTACGCAAACATTTAAAAATATCATAGAAAAAAGAGAGAAAAAGTCCGCGCATTTTGTTCTTAATGTAGGAACTTATACTTCTGATGTGAATGGTGCTTTGTTGGGAGCTCAGTTTCCAAACGAAGGTTCACAAAATTTTAATACTCGTGCTTTTACTCCTAACAGAGCTGTGTTTGTTGGGACCGATCCAGGAAATGAAAAAAGTGCTAAATTAATTCTGACGTACGGTCAAAAACAATAA
- the glmS gene encoding glutamine--fructose-6-phosphate transaminase (isomerizing), producing the protein MCGIVGYTGFQDAYEVVINGLRRLEYRGYDSAGIVLDNDNSEFSVAKTKGKVEDLVAISKNLKGKSKVGMGHTRWATHGVPSDRNSHPHLSNNGKIALVHNGIIENYDTIKTMLTAKGFTFQSETDTEVLVNLIQYFMDVNTELDFPTAVRYALNEVFGAYAITVMHDDFPGLLVVARLGSPLAIGLGTGEYFIASDASPFVEFTKEAVYLEEGHMATISLENGVDIRNIKDNAQITPEIQQLKLSLEQIEKGGFEHFMLKEIFEQPKSIHDTLRGRLLVEEGIIKMAGIWDNLERLNQAQKITIIACGTSWHAGLIGEYLIEEFARIPVEVEYASEFRYRNPIISEKDIVIAISQSGETADTMAAIKMAKEKGAFVYGICNVVDSSISRVTDAGSYTHAGPEIGVASTKAFTAQLTVLSLIALKLGKHNGHLSNQEFMRLISELDTIPQKVQEVLDTTHEITKEIAKNFVDAQNFLYLGRGYNFPAALEGALKLKEISYIHAEGYPAAEMKHGPIALIDENMPIVIIAPKQGHYDKIVSNVQEIKARKGKVIAVVNKGDTQVASVADYVIEFPETSECFSPIIASVPLQLLSYYIAVYRGANVDQPRNLAKSVTVE; encoded by the coding sequence ATGTGTGGTATTGTAGGTTATACAGGTTTTCAGGATGCTTATGAAGTCGTAATAAACGGACTTCGCAGATTAGAATACAGAGGATATGACAGTGCAGGAATTGTTCTAGATAATGATAACTCGGAATTCAGTGTTGCTAAAACAAAGGGTAAAGTTGAAGATTTAGTTGCGATCTCTAAAAATCTAAAGGGAAAATCAAAAGTAGGAATGGGACATACCCGTTGGGCAACTCACGGAGTTCCTAGTGACAGGAACTCTCACCCTCATCTTTCAAATAACGGTAAAATAGCATTGGTTCATAATGGAATTATTGAAAATTATGATACCATAAAAACAATGTTGACGGCGAAAGGTTTTACTTTTCAGTCAGAAACAGATACCGAGGTGCTGGTTAATTTGATCCAGTATTTTATGGATGTAAATACCGAGCTGGATTTCCCAACCGCTGTAAGATATGCTTTAAATGAAGTTTTCGGAGCCTACGCAATCACCGTAATGCATGATGATTTTCCAGGTTTGCTCGTTGTAGCCAGATTGGGATCACCACTTGCAATTGGATTAGGAACGGGAGAATACTTTATCGCTTCAGATGCTTCTCCTTTCGTGGAGTTTACAAAGGAAGCAGTTTATCTGGAAGAAGGTCACATGGCGACAATTTCCTTAGAAAATGGAGTTGATATTAGAAATATTAAGGACAATGCTCAGATTACTCCGGAGATTCAGCAACTGAAACTAAGCTTAGAGCAAATTGAAAAAGGAGGCTTCGAGCATTTTATGTTGAAAGAAATTTTTGAACAGCCAAAATCTATTCATGATACTTTAAGAGGTCGATTATTGGTTGAAGAGGGAATTATAAAAATGGCGGGAATTTGGGATAATTTGGAAAGATTAAACCAAGCGCAAAAAATTACAATTATTGCCTGTGGAACTTCATGGCACGCTGGTCTTATTGGTGAGTACCTTATCGAGGAATTTGCAAGAATTCCTGTAGAAGTAGAATATGCTTCCGAATTTAGATACAGAAACCCAATTATTAGCGAAAAAGATATCGTTATCGCCATCTCTCAATCTGGAGAAACTGCCGATACGATGGCAGCAATTAAAATGGCGAAAGAAAAAGGAGCCTTTGTTTATGGTATTTGTAATGTTGTTGATTCTTCAATTTCCAGAGTTACAGATGCAGGATCTTACACTCACGCAGGACCGGAAATCGGTGTTGCTTCAACCAAAGCATTTACTGCACAGTTGACCGTACTTTCTTTAATTGCTTTAAAATTAGGTAAACATAACGGACACTTGAGTAATCAAGAGTTTATGCGTTTAATCTCTGAATTGGATACTATTCCTCAAAAAGTTCAGGAGGTTTTAGACACCACGCATGAAATTACGAAGGAAATTGCCAAGAATTTTGTTGATGCTCAAAATTTCCTTTATTTAGGAAGAGGATATAACTTCCCTGCCGCTTTGGAAGGCGCTTTAAAATTGAAAGAAATTTCTTACATCCATGCAGAAGGTTATCCGGCAGCGGAAATGAAACATGGTCCAATTGCTTTGATCGATGAGAATATGCCTATTGTAATTATCGCTCCTAAACAAGGTCATTACGATAAGATCGTAAGTAATGTTCAGGAAATTAAGGCCAGAAAAGGAAAAGTCATTGCCGTAGTTAACAAAGGAGATACCCAGGTAGCATCTGTTGCAGATTACGTAATTGAGTTTCCGGAAACGTCTGAATGTTTCTCCCCAATCATTGCCTCAGTTCCTTTGCAGTTGCTTTCTTACTACATCGCAGTATACCGTGGTGCGAACGTAGATCAGCCAAGAAACCTGGCAAAATCAGTTACAGTGGAGTAA
- the porK gene encoding T9SS ring complex lipoprotein PorK/GldK translates to MKRVFFILLSATVVMSCSKGGGASAGKPGSKGELVPNGKSKSFVAERPYGMVAIPAGSYVMGLADQDFTNTPEKATLKTVTVSSFFMDETETTNAEYRVFINYVRDSVVRSLLAEAAGDGGSDGDGSSIGDFAYMSKKAGENKTAYQEFMESQGGRDGYDESKKLDWSVPLRWKTSEYPDAQYAEILESVYIPPAERINNERVIDTRKLLYSYSWEDIESAVKDKSRGAKYLKKESIAIYPDTTVWLKDFNYAYNEPLYDGYFWHSAYKNYPVVGVTWDQARAFCNFKSKLKSDYNESLKKKKQKAMAFRLPTEAEWEYAARGGKENATYPWGGPYLQDDRGCYLANFKPKRGNYIEDEKKGTYTYTAPVKQFPKNGFGLYDMAGNVAEWTESPYNNSTYQFASTLNPYLSNEAYKEPRKSVRGGSWKDVGYLLMTGYRDYERKDSARSYIGFRTVQDIPEGAAKFKKRTK, encoded by the coding sequence ATGAAAAGAGTATTCTTTATTTTACTGTCAGCTACTGTTGTGATGTCTTGTTCTAAAGGAGGAGGTGCATCCGCAGGGAAGCCTGGATCCAAAGGAGAATTAGTGCCAAATGGCAAATCAAAATCTTTTGTTGCAGAAAGACCTTATGGAATGGTAGCAATACCTGCAGGATCTTATGTAATGGGTTTGGCTGATCAGGATTTCACCAATACTCCCGAAAAAGCGACGCTAAAAACCGTAACCGTTTCCTCGTTTTTTATGGATGAGACGGAAACAACCAATGCAGAGTATAGGGTATTTATTAATTATGTACGTGATTCTGTTGTACGTTCATTATTAGCTGAAGCAGCAGGTGATGGTGGTTCTGATGGTGATGGGAGCTCTATTGGAGACTTTGCTTACATGTCTAAAAAAGCAGGTGAAAACAAAACTGCATATCAGGAGTTTATGGAATCTCAGGGCGGTAGAGATGGTTATGATGAATCTAAGAAATTAGATTGGTCTGTTCCTCTTCGGTGGAAAACATCTGAATATCCAGATGCGCAATATGCCGAGATTTTAGAGTCTGTTTATATTCCACCCGCAGAAAGAATTAATAACGAAAGAGTAATAGATACAAGAAAATTGCTTTATTCATACAGTTGGGAAGATATCGAATCTGCGGTAAAAGATAAATCCAGAGGTGCGAAGTATTTGAAAAAAGAAAGTATCGCTATTTATCCTGATACTACGGTATGGTTAAAAGATTTTAACTATGCATATAATGAACCTTTATATGATGGATATTTCTGGCACAGTGCTTACAAAAACTATCCGGTAGTTGGAGTTACCTGGGATCAGGCAAGAGCATTCTGTAACTTTAAATCTAAATTGAAATCAGATTATAATGAGTCTCTTAAAAAGAAGAAACAGAAAGCAATGGCTTTTAGACTTCCAACAGAGGCCGAGTGGGAATATGCTGCAAGAGGTGGAAAAGAAAATGCAACTTATCCTTGGGGTGGACCTTATTTACAGGATGATCGTGGATGTTACCTTGCCAACTTCAAACCGAAAAGAGGTAATTATATAGAAGACGAGAAAAAAGGCACCTATACTTATACCGCGCCGGTAAAACAGTTCCCTAAAAATGGATTCGGTCTTTATGATATGGCTGGAAACGTTGCCGAATGGACGGAATCACCTTATAACAATTCAACGTACCAGTTTGCTTCAACTTTAAATCCATACTTATCTAATGAAGCTTACAAAGAACCAAGAAAATCTGTTCGCGGTGGATCCTGGAAGGATGTAGGTTACCTACTTATGACAGGTTACAGAGATTACGAGAGAAAAGATTCTGCCAGAAGTTATATCGGTTTCAGAACTGTGCAAGATATTCCGGAAGGAGCTGCTAAATTTAAGAAGAGAACAAAATAA